The Maniola jurtina chromosome 25, ilManJurt1.1, whole genome shotgun sequence genomic sequence tccgacCCATCGGGCTATAAGAGTTAGGGAATAGAGCATACCTGTGCTTGCGCACATACTTGTGGACTGTAGgtaatacaaggtgtaaccaaaacgctagcaaaaacttgaCGTTTGTGTAActttgtatagcgtgcaaaacttcgGTTGATGCCCCTACGACGCGGTATTGACTTccagtgacctatttacggaacacTCGTTGAcgtctagcgtcagtcagatgttttatttgcaatataattttaaaaaatacaggattttttaattactttttttcgtagttttttaatcttatcagtaatcatcagtactatcacctgtcttcgtttttgctagcgttctggttacaccctgtaataatactaatattataaatgcgaaaatctgtctgtctgtctgttacctattAACCGATTGTATATCCCACGCAGTTGActaatctctatggagattggCCGTCGTAGTCGAATTCTTTCGGGAAGACTTTATTATCTTACtagttttatttgtataatCCGGTTCTAATATTCCGGTTTGCGAAAACCGAATCACATTATTTCTATTAGATTTTCTTATGACAAATTTTCTGCGAGTCTTACCAACTCCTCTAGTAGTCACCGTACATTTACTTAGTACTGGGGACAagtaatacaatattttattagtgGACTCATAGAAAACTATATGGTTATCGCCGTCGAAAACAACTTTGAACGCTAAACCCCTTTTGAAAGCACCAACTTCCTTCAAAGTTTTGtttctataattaattttatatataccTCTGGTATAAGGTTGGATAAAGTATGCATCTCCATGTTTATcagttgttaaaaaataaatttcgtCTTGGAAAAGTTCAGCTTTGTTGCTACCGTTCCTGAATACGTATAATGCAGAATTACTCATAAAGTAGATATCCCCGCGTTTATCGACAATAAAATCATCT encodes the following:
- the LOC123878103 gene encoding ommochrome-binding protein-like; protein product: MEKLIILSVYAFITAQAKRLPCYACLNSVCYIPYDKIFRDQKLSGQLAIDRTANTIYYHYQEHGKDFTKAFDLNRANSTFIPLNFTFALTVDQTTRNLYLSAEKGIYKYNPSDNTTELYGLKDKTIWHMQYADKLYYTEFRHKGLFTVNSVNKKKSVEIPELNIYQIDDFIVDKRGDIYFMSNSALYVFRNGSNKAELFQDEIYFLTTDKHGDAYFIQPYTRGIYKINYRNKTLKEVGAFKRGLAFKVVFDGDNHIVFYESTNKILYYLSPVLSKCTVTTRGVGKTRRKFVIRKSNRNNVIRFSQTGILEPDYTNKTSKIIKSSRKNSTTTANLHRD